From the Thermococcus celericrescens genome, one window contains:
- a CDS encoding cell division protein SepF, which produces MGLFDSLKKKDEKPKPKKKPPAVKKSVAAPRRDIDVVPLEEDVIAKEIVKPQIRYLKKIVVTSYADLERISEELQNGNIVLVDLTPLEVKPEVLEKVAEQLKGMVGALGGQAAKICKHEIKLILVPSDIKIAK; this is translated from the coding sequence AGCCCAAGCCCAAGAAGAAGCCGCCGGCGGTTAAGAAGAGTGTTGCCGCTCCCAGGCGTGACATCGATGTCGTTCCTCTTGAGGAGGATGTTATTGCTAAGGAGATAGTCAAGCCCCAGATCAGGTACCTCAAGAAGATCGTCGTCACCAGCTACGCCGACCTTGAGAGGATATCCGAGGAGCTCCAGAACGGCAACATAGTTCTCGTTGACCTCACCCCGCTCGAGGTCAAGCCGGAGGTTCTTGAGAAGGTCGCGGAGCAGCTCAAGGGGATGGTCGGGGCTCTCGGCGGTCAGGCCGCTAAAATATGCAAGCACGAGATAAAGCTCATTCTCGTCCCGTCGGACATCAAGATAGCCAAGTGA